The Prosthecobacter algae genome has a segment encoding these proteins:
- a CDS encoding aldo/keto reductase: MNLTRTAYGTWSGGKFMHFGEMMDDERYITLIRSAFEQGVRTFVTADVYGAGRADSMLGQALQGLPRDEYCLVGMVGHDFYEGLRSGAKGYPRFTEASLHQPDQYGSYLTMATEQSLKRCGASKFDLLMLHNPDTVGYTSEAVWDGLVALKDKGLTDRLGIAPGPANGFTLDMIDCFERFGDRMDWAMIILNPLEPWPGQHVLPAAKKHGVDILTRVVDYGGIFHDDVKPGHKFRDGDHRTHRPAGWVEHAGEKMEKIRHIADKHGLTMIQLACLWDLAQEPVKSVVPTLIQEAYEGAKSIESKLAELAALPAEDVLSAEEVEIIRQIGDNTGCMMLKGASQRHEGQEARPDEWPMRPELLSLAGRWDLGTSW, translated from the coding sequence ATGAACCTCACACGCACAGCTTACGGCACCTGGAGTGGCGGCAAATTCATGCACTTCGGTGAAATGATGGATGATGAACGCTACATCACACTGATCCGCAGCGCCTTCGAACAGGGCGTCCGCACCTTTGTCACCGCCGATGTCTATGGCGCAGGCCGCGCCGACTCCATGCTGGGCCAGGCGCTTCAGGGTCTGCCGCGTGATGAATACTGCCTGGTCGGCATGGTCGGTCATGATTTCTATGAAGGGCTTCGCTCAGGGGCGAAAGGCTATCCCCGTTTCACCGAGGCCAGCCTGCACCAGCCAGATCAGTACGGCAGCTACCTCACCATGGCGACGGAGCAGTCCCTGAAGCGCTGTGGAGCCAGCAAATTCGACCTCCTCATGCTGCACAATCCCGACACCGTGGGTTATACCAGCGAAGCTGTCTGGGACGGCCTCGTCGCCCTGAAGGACAAGGGGTTGACGGATCGCCTGGGCATCGCTCCCGGCCCTGCCAATGGTTTCACGCTCGACATGATTGATTGTTTTGAGCGTTTCGGCGACCGCATGGACTGGGCGATGATTATCTTAAATCCGCTTGAGCCGTGGCCGGGCCAGCATGTCCTGCCAGCAGCGAAAAAGCATGGGGTGGATATCCTGACCCGTGTGGTGGACTACGGCGGCATCTTCCACGACGATGTGAAGCCTGGGCACAAATTCCGCGATGGCGACCACCGCACCCACCGCCCTGCTGGGTGGGTGGAGCATGCCGGTGAAAAGATGGAAAAGATCCGCCATATCGCCGATAAGCATGGTCTCACGATGATTCAGCTCGCCTGTCTTTGGGATCTGGCCCAGGAGCCTGTGAAAAGTGTGGTTCCCACCCTCATTCAGGAAGCCTATGAGGGCGCAAAGAGCATCGAGAGTAAGCTGGCCGAACTTGCAGCTCTGCCCGCTGAGGATGTGCTCAGTGCCGAAGAGGTGGAAATCATCCGCCAGATCGGGGATAACACTGGCTGTATGATGCTGAAAGGGGCCAGCCAGCGGCACGAAGGTCAGGAAGCCCGGCCGGATGAATGGCCGATGCGGCCAGAACTGCTGAGCCTCGCCGGCCGCTGGGATCTGGGCACCTCTTGGTAG
- the rpmB gene encoding 50S ribosomal protein L28 encodes MAKVCQITGAGVTRGHHIHRSGKAKKEGGIGKHITKRVKRVIYPNLRHKRIFVPELNTWVNVKLTARALKTMDKNGAFKTLKEAGLI; translated from the coding sequence ATGGCTAAAGTCTGTCAAATCACCGGAGCTGGCGTCACCCGCGGCCACCACATTCATCGCAGCGGTAAAGCTAAGAAGGAAGGTGGTATCGGTAAGCACATCACCAAACGTGTGAAGCGTGTGATCTACCCGAACCTTCGCCACAAGCGCATCTTCGTCCCTGAGCTCAATACCTGGGTCAATGTGAAGCTGACAGCCCGTGCGCTGAAGACGATGGACAAGAACGGTGCTTTCAAGACTCTGAAAGAAGCTGGTCTGATCTAA
- the ndk gene encoding nucleoside-diphosphate kinase → MAQETSLLLLKPDCVAQGLNGEVLKRLEAEGFRVRGIKMIQLTDELLKDHYSHIADKPFFPEVANFMKSKPVIAVALGGENVISHVRDLLGPTDSKAAPKGTIRGDFGSDKMTNVVHASDSPEAAAVELKRFFKDGEIFNY, encoded by the coding sequence ATGGCTCAAGAAACATCCCTCCTCCTGCTGAAGCCCGACTGCGTCGCCCAAGGTCTTAACGGCGAAGTCCTCAAGCGTCTGGAGGCCGAAGGCTTCCGAGTGCGCGGCATTAAAATGATCCAGCTCACCGATGAGTTGCTGAAGGACCACTACTCCCACATCGCCGACAAGCCCTTCTTCCCTGAAGTCGCCAACTTCATGAAGAGCAAGCCTGTGATCGCCGTGGCCTTGGGTGGAGAAAATGTCATCTCCCACGTCCGCGACCTCCTGGGCCCAACGGATTCGAAAGCCGCACCGAAAGGCACCATCCGTGGTGACTTCGGCAGCGACAAAATGACCAACGTCGTTCACGCCTCCGATTCTCCCGAAGCAGCCGCAGTCGAGCTGAAGCGGTTCTTCAAGGACGGCGAAATCTTCAATTATTAA
- a CDS encoding DEAD/DEAH box helicase: MEKTFADLGLSPELMKAIEAQGFEQPSPIQAQAIPVALTGRDVVGQSQTGSGKTLAFGLPAVDRIDASSRDTQVLIMCPTRELAMQVCAEIHKVASFKDGVRATPIYGGSSYDRQIRALQMGSQIVVGTPGRILDFVDRGTLRLDNLKTLVFDEADEMLDMGFADEIERLMQAVPKERQTIFFSATFDPRIRRLIDRYTNNPATITIEQKAMTVPTIEQRYYEVQGRSKTEVLCRVLDMDSPRLTIVFANTKKAVDDTVDALTARGYAADRLHGDLNQVMRERVMRNFRSGNIEVLVATDVAARGLDVNDIDLIVNFELPYDTEDYVHRIGRTGRAGRKGTAVSLVAGREIYLMQRIQRFTNAKVTRTKVPSQEELEATRVDQSFEKLKATLEAGNYAKHEHTVQRLLDAGFDPTDVTSAVLDLWMKEFSREGEQIIEDRANSRPQQPQRDFVPSQQSAVTGRTAAAGDFPPVPRPADAPRAEAAPRAEYVPAAPRAADEPARDEGPRRPDAPAPSYQEPRDDFGPAPMRSRSFVQKGPRSGMVRLFVNIGGMDNARPGDIAGMIYNTAKIPSGTLGTIEIFEKCAYVEVPEDHVETVMTTVTGTNYRGRDVRMNLADRQDGGGGQRSTFGPRGFGSKPSYGGGAKPGGFRKPYGGGGGGGGKFGGKPQGGPGGGFKGRRWED, encoded by the coding sequence ATGGAAAAGACATTCGCAGATCTCGGCCTTTCGCCCGAGCTAATGAAAGCTATCGAGGCCCAGGGCTTCGAACAACCCTCCCCCATCCAGGCCCAGGCCATTCCCGTGGCCCTCACCGGTCGTGACGTCGTCGGCCAGAGCCAGACCGGCTCCGGCAAGACCCTCGCCTTCGGCCTGCCTGCCGTGGACCGCATTGATGCCAGCAGCCGTGACACTCAGGTGCTCATCATGTGCCCGACACGTGAGCTGGCCATGCAGGTCTGTGCAGAAATCCACAAGGTCGCCTCTTTCAAAGACGGTGTCCGTGCTACTCCCATTTACGGCGGCTCTTCCTATGACCGCCAGATCCGCGCCCTGCAGATGGGATCGCAGATCGTCGTCGGCACCCCCGGCCGTATTCTGGACTTCGTGGACCGCGGCACCCTCCGCCTGGACAACCTGAAGACCCTCGTCTTTGATGAAGCCGACGAAATGCTCGACATGGGCTTTGCCGATGAAATCGAGCGCCTGATGCAGGCCGTGCCGAAAGAGCGCCAGACGATTTTCTTCTCCGCCACCTTTGATCCGCGCATCCGCCGCCTGATCGACCGGTACACGAACAACCCGGCCACCATCACCATCGAACAAAAAGCGATGACGGTGCCGACCATCGAGCAGCGCTACTATGAAGTGCAGGGCCGCAGCAAGACGGAAGTGCTCTGCCGCGTGCTGGACATGGACTCCCCACGTCTCACCATCGTTTTCGCCAACACGAAGAAGGCTGTGGATGACACCGTGGACGCCCTCACCGCCCGTGGTTATGCCGCCGACCGCCTGCATGGTGACCTTAACCAGGTCATGCGTGAACGCGTGATGCGCAATTTCCGCAGTGGAAACATTGAGGTCCTCGTCGCCACGGACGTGGCCGCACGTGGTCTGGACGTGAACGACATTGACCTGATCGTGAACTTCGAGCTTCCGTATGACACGGAAGACTACGTACACCGCATCGGCCGTACGGGCCGTGCCGGTCGCAAAGGCACCGCCGTCAGCCTCGTGGCTGGCCGTGAAATTTACCTCATGCAGCGCATCCAGCGCTTCACGAATGCCAAGGTCACCCGCACCAAAGTGCCTTCCCAGGAAGAGCTGGAAGCCACCCGTGTGGACCAGAGCTTCGAAAAACTGAAGGCGACCCTGGAAGCTGGCAACTACGCCAAGCATGAGCACACGGTACAGCGCCTCCTGGACGCCGGTTTTGACCCGACCGATGTCACCAGCGCCGTTCTGGACCTTTGGATGAAGGAATTCTCCCGCGAGGGCGAGCAGATCATCGAAGACCGTGCCAATTCGCGTCCGCAGCAGCCCCAGCGTGACTTCGTCCCTAGCCAGCAGTCCGCCGTCACAGGCCGCACCGCAGCCGCTGGCGATTTCCCACCTGTGCCCCGCCCGGCTGATGCCCCGCGTGCCGAAGCCGCCCCCCGCGCCGAGTACGTGCCAGCCGCCCCGCGCGCTGCCGACGAACCTGCCCGTGACGAAGGCCCTCGCCGTCCGGATGCGCCCGCTCCTTCCTACCAGGAACCTCGCGACGATTTCGGCCCTGCGCCGATGCGTTCTCGTTCCTTTGTACAAAAAGGCCCCCGCTCCGGCATGGTGCGCCTTTTCGTCAACATCGGCGGCATGGACAATGCCCGCCCAGGCGACATCGCCGGCATGATCTACAACACGGCCAAGATTCCTAGCGGCACTCTCGGCACGATCGAAATCTTCGAGAAGTGCGCCTATGTGGAAGTTCCTGAAGACCACGTTGAAACCGTCATGACCACGGTCACCGGCACCAACTACCGTGGCCGCGACGTCCGCATGAACCTCGCCGACCGTCAGGACGGTGGTGGCGGGCAGCGCAGCACCTTCGGCCCGCGTGGTTTCGGCAGCAAGCCGAGCTACGGTGGCGGTGCGAAGCCAGGCGGCTTCCGCAAGCCTTACGGCGGCGGTGGTGGTGGTGGCGGCAAATTCGGTGGCAAACCACAGGGCGGCCCTGGCGGTGGCTTCAAAGGCCGCCGTTGGGAAGACTGA
- a CDS encoding DNA translocase FtsK, which translates to MAAELAKSRPARARVQEKESPWNDAVGIAMLVLAAMYLLALVSYDPMDLPTWFWLSVTDQPNLVVKNFVGRFGAMGAGASLYLAGMAIYLLPFSMTWFGVCKLASNVKVTGRSWLGVALMVITTAAIFEVQDILNQRDNITPLGGGGGFGYLIGGSILANLLGKVGSTVVLAGIYAVGFFLASGIHPLQAIQAIRVEITRAWETYQIRREIAAREAEMGDAPSSATPTRRKKAPAEIKAETAPVGPLVTPELGLTFEPPKPKIIDSSASRGHTETTDKPRLSDVWEKKRAQKLEQAPHGTLGNLAVRFKDYKLPELDLLSWPDESLHKPTDPRELIAIQDTIIKALASFNVKVEAGDITRGPAITRYEVRPVDGLRVARIAALDDDIARATCAERINILAPIPGKDTVGIELANRDKVIVPIRELLEDEVFSNGKARLPIALGKDVYGKTIIGDLAAMPHLLVAGATGSGKSVCINGIITSLLCRFAPDELRFIMIDPKVVEMQNYANLPHLAVPVVTDPKKALLALRWVVREMESRYQMFAQEGCRNFETFNNRNRKRAAANEAKKAAAAAMAVPEPAPEAPPAKPVKTSAGTDDVRVSAAFAKAAAAADHLVDGTTPPWEDPEVAAELEADTAPVELPVDHNGEWIGDSLPPPPRARSQEFIIPDTLPYIVVIIDELADLMQTAPADIEVAIARITQMARAAGIHLIVATQTPRADVLTGVIKANIPTRIAFQVSSALDSRVILDRKGAENLVGKGDMLYVPPGGAQPIRSQGALVTDDEIHAVVERCVAQGKPIFDVKVDDETGEMGGDDDDGEGGVSSEEEETLEKCLEVIRQEKKASTSLFQRRLKLGYGRAARMMDILEDRGIIGPGEGAKPREILVDMDMI; encoded by the coding sequence ATGGCTGCCGAACTCGCAAAATCCCGTCCTGCCCGTGCCCGTGTGCAGGAAAAAGAAAGCCCTTGGAACGACGCAGTTGGCATTGCCATGCTTGTGCTCGCTGCCATGTACTTGCTGGCTCTGGTTTCTTATGATCCCATGGATCTGCCCACTTGGTTCTGGCTCAGCGTGACGGACCAGCCCAATTTGGTGGTCAAAAACTTCGTTGGCCGTTTTGGGGCTATGGGGGCAGGGGCCTCCCTGTATCTGGCGGGCATGGCCATCTATCTGCTGCCCTTCAGCATGACCTGGTTTGGCGTGTGTAAGCTGGCTTCGAATGTCAAAGTCACTGGCCGCTCCTGGCTCGGCGTCGCGCTGATGGTCATCACCACGGCGGCCATTTTTGAGGTGCAGGATATTCTGAACCAGCGTGATAACATCACCCCTCTCGGCGGCGGCGGCGGCTTTGGTTACCTCATCGGCGGCAGCATCCTGGCCAATCTTTTGGGCAAGGTGGGTTCCACCGTCGTGCTCGCTGGCATCTATGCAGTGGGCTTTTTCCTCGCCAGCGGCATTCACCCGCTGCAGGCCATCCAGGCCATCCGCGTGGAAATCACCCGGGCTTGGGAGACTTATCAGATCCGCCGTGAAATTGCCGCCCGCGAAGCCGAGATGGGAGACGCGCCTAGCTCTGCTACACCCACGCGGCGGAAGAAGGCCCCGGCGGAGATCAAGGCCGAGACCGCCCCGGTGGGCCCCCTGGTCACCCCTGAACTAGGACTCACCTTTGAGCCGCCGAAGCCGAAGATCATCGATTCTTCCGCTTCGCGCGGCCACACAGAAACCACAGACAAACCCCGCCTTTCCGACGTCTGGGAGAAAAAACGCGCTCAGAAGCTCGAGCAGGCCCCTCACGGAACGCTGGGCAATTTGGCCGTGCGCTTCAAGGACTACAAGCTTCCTGAATTGGACCTGCTGTCTTGGCCGGACGAATCGCTGCATAAGCCGACCGATCCGCGCGAACTCATCGCCATCCAGGACACAATCATCAAAGCCCTGGCCAGCTTTAACGTGAAAGTCGAGGCCGGCGACATCACCCGCGGCCCCGCCATCACACGCTACGAAGTTCGACCTGTGGATGGTCTGCGCGTGGCCCGCATCGCAGCGCTGGATGATGACATTGCCCGTGCCACCTGTGCGGAACGCATCAACATCCTGGCTCCGATTCCAGGCAAGGACACGGTGGGCATCGAGCTGGCCAACCGCGACAAAGTCATCGTGCCGATTCGCGAACTGCTCGAAGACGAAGTGTTCTCCAATGGCAAGGCACGGCTGCCCATTGCCCTGGGCAAGGACGTGTATGGCAAGACCATCATCGGCGACCTCGCGGCCATGCCGCACTTGCTGGTGGCTGGTGCCACGGGATCAGGGAAATCGGTCTGCATCAACGGCATCATCACCAGTCTGCTGTGCCGCTTTGCCCCTGATGAACTGCGGTTCATCATGATCGACCCCAAGGTCGTGGAAATGCAGAATTACGCCAACCTGCCGCACCTCGCCGTGCCGGTGGTGACCGATCCGAAGAAGGCTCTGCTGGCCCTCCGCTGGGTGGTGCGGGAAATGGAAAGCCGCTACCAGATGTTCGCCCAGGAAGGCTGCCGCAACTTCGAAACTTTCAACAACCGCAACCGCAAACGTGCGGCGGCCAACGAGGCGAAAAAAGCAGCGGCTGCCGCCATGGCCGTGCCGGAGCCTGCCCCGGAAGCCCCACCTGCCAAGCCGGTGAAAACCTCGGCCGGGACGGATGATGTACGTGTTTCTGCAGCTTTCGCCAAAGCGGCCGCAGCGGCAGATCATTTGGTGGATGGCACCACGCCCCCCTGGGAAGACCCCGAAGTCGCTGCCGAACTGGAGGCAGATACCGCCCCAGTGGAATTGCCGGTGGATCACAATGGCGAGTGGATCGGCGATTCCCTGCCACCCCCACCACGGGCCCGCAGTCAGGAGTTCATCATCCCCGACACGCTGCCTTACATCGTGGTTATCATTGATGAGCTGGCCGATCTCATGCAGACCGCCCCGGCGGACATCGAAGTCGCGATCGCTCGTATCACCCAGATGGCCCGTGCTGCTGGCATTCATCTCATCGTGGCCACCCAGACACCGCGTGCCGATGTGCTCACGGGCGTCATCAAGGCAAACATCCCTACCCGCATCGCCTTCCAGGTCTCCAGCGCACTGGATAGCCGAGTCATTCTGGACCGCAAAGGGGCTGAAAACCTCGTGGGCAAAGGAGATATGCTTTACGTGCCGCCCGGCGGTGCCCAGCCAATCCGCAGCCAGGGCGCGCTTGTCACCGATGACGAAATCCACGCCGTGGTGGAGCGTTGTGTGGCCCAGGGAAAACCGATTTTTGATGTCAAGGTGGACGATGAAACCGGCGAAATGGGCGGTGATGACGACGATGGTGAGGGCGGCGTGAGCAGCGAAGAAGAGGAGACTCTAGAGAAATGCCTGGAAGTCATCCGCCAGGAAAAGAAAGCCTCCACCAGCCTCTTCCAGCGCCGTCTCAAGCTCGGCTACGGCCGTGCCGCCCGTATGATGGACATCCTCGAAGATCGCGGCATCATCGGTCCTGGCGAAGGGGCCAAGCCGCGTGAGATCCTGGTGGATATGGACATGATTTGA
- a CDS encoding gamma carbonic anhydrase family protein has product MSHDPLKNFLIPDTEPAVHDSAFIAPGAVVIGAVELGAESSVWYTSVLRGDINRIVVGAQSNVQDGSVLHVSDDHACILGDRVTVGHRAIVHACTVGDEVLVGMGAIILDGAIIGARSIIAAGALVTKGKVIPEGSLVVGSPARVVRTLTPEEQAANVQLALKYVAVSRRFLAAGLAVQG; this is encoded by the coding sequence ATGAGCCATGACCCATTGAAAAACTTCTTGATTCCTGACACGGAACCTGCCGTCCATGACAGCGCTTTTATTGCTCCGGGGGCCGTTGTCATCGGTGCAGTGGAGCTGGGAGCCGAATCCAGCGTCTGGTACACCAGCGTTCTTCGTGGTGACATCAACCGCATCGTCGTCGGTGCCCAGAGCAATGTGCAGGATGGCAGCGTGCTGCATGTGAGTGATGATCATGCCTGCATCCTTGGGGATCGCGTGACCGTGGGCCACCGGGCCATTGTGCATGCCTGTACAGTCGGCGACGAGGTCTTGGTAGGCATGGGGGCCATCATCCTGGATGGGGCCATCATTGGTGCCCGCAGCATCATCGCTGCCGGTGCCTTGGTAACCAAGGGCAAGGTGATCCCGGAAGGCTCCCTGGTGGTGGGCTCCCCGGCCCGTGTGGTGCGCACCCTCACACCGGAGGAACAGGCGGCGAATGTCCAGCTCGCGCTCAAATACGTGGCCGTTTCCCGGCGTTTTCTGGCTGCTGGGCTGGCCGTGCAGGGCTGA
- a CDS encoding HU family DNA-binding protein, which yields MNKAELLELVQKNLGAETSKRAAADALEAVLEALAKGIKKEGNVQLIGFGTFKVAKRAARTGRNPKTGESMKIKASKNVRFVASSALKGSL from the coding sequence ATGAACAAAGCTGAACTCCTGGAACTCGTGCAGAAGAATCTTGGCGCAGAAACCTCCAAGCGTGCCGCCGCTGACGCTCTCGAAGCCGTGCTGGAAGCACTGGCCAAGGGCATCAAAAAAGAAGGCAACGTGCAGCTCATCGGTTTCGGCACCTTCAAGGTCGCCAAGCGCGCCGCCCGCACCGGCCGCAACCCAAAGACTGGCGAATCCATGAAGATCAAGGCGTCCAAAAACGTCCGTTTCGTGGCTTCCAGCGCTCTGAAGGGTTCTCTGTAA
- a CDS encoding AraC family transcriptional regulator, which translates to MQTTTSQANGRQRFIETLSESDLFQQYQRAFHTLTGLPLTLRAQGDMEFVESLVTHKSVSGVVETLVPVRVGKNPVALLQTGGVRLEPANASTFAPLAHALLEDDRSADEVRTAQVHFQQVPVMEPVRYEAALSLLRSFALQLGENAHRLLFAHATHEPEAVRNAKIFIHAHLAEPMTLDVVASAVNVSPFHFCKIFKRSTGLTFTDFVNRARVEKAKRMLMKPAARITEVAYDVGFQSLSHFNRSFRRIASESPTEFRGRMKDGHAPCMVTA; encoded by the coding sequence ATGCAAACCACCACCTCTCAGGCCAATGGCCGCCAGCGCTTCATCGAAACCCTTTCGGAAAGCGATCTCTTCCAGCAATACCAGCGCGCCTTCCACACGCTTACCGGGCTACCTCTCACCCTGCGGGCCCAGGGCGACATGGAATTTGTCGAGTCCCTGGTGACCCACAAATCCGTTTCTGGCGTGGTGGAGACCCTGGTGCCTGTGCGGGTGGGGAAAAATCCTGTGGCGCTGTTGCAGACGGGCGGCGTGCGGCTGGAGCCGGCCAATGCCAGCACCTTCGCCCCTCTTGCCCATGCCCTTTTGGAGGATGACCGCAGTGCCGACGAAGTCCGCACCGCGCAGGTCCATTTTCAGCAGGTGCCCGTGATGGAGCCTGTGCGTTATGAGGCCGCCCTGTCTCTACTCCGTTCCTTTGCCCTGCAACTGGGGGAGAATGCCCACCGCCTGCTCTTTGCCCATGCCACCCACGAGCCCGAGGCAGTGCGCAATGCCAAGATCTTCATCCATGCCCATCTGGCGGAACCGATGACACTGGATGTGGTGGCCAGTGCGGTGAATGTCAGCCCCTTCCACTTCTGCAAAATCTTCAAGCGCTCCACCGGCCTGACCTTCACCGACTTTGTCAATCGTGCCCGGGTGGAGAAAGCCAAGCGCATGCTGATGAAGCCAGCCGCACGCATCACAGAGGTGGCCTATGACGTCGGCTTCCAGAGCCTCTCGCACTTCAATCGCAGCTTCCGCCGAATCGCCAGCGAATCCCCCACGGAGTTTCGCGGACGCATGAAGGATGGCCACGCTCCCTGCATGGTCACCGCCTGA
- a CDS encoding response regulator transcription factor yields the protein MKRLLLIDDHPIMRHGLAQLIRAEDGLDVCGEAGNARDGLAAVEKLKPDLVVIDLTLPDKNGLELLKDIQALHPGTLCLVLSMHDEAMYGERALRAGARGYIMKEAAADHLITAARKVLSGGIYVSDSMTSRMMEQVIGHRAKAASLESLTDRELEVLEMIGQGVATKHIAERLCISVRTVEAHRAHIKDKLAITEGAALVRYAVQWVEGRTKV from the coding sequence GTGAAGCGCCTACTCCTCATCGATGATCACCCGATTATGCGCCATGGTCTGGCCCAGCTCATTCGTGCTGAAGACGGGCTGGATGTCTGTGGCGAGGCTGGCAATGCGCGGGATGGCTTGGCTGCGGTAGAAAAATTGAAGCCTGATCTCGTGGTCATTGACCTCACGCTGCCGGATAAAAATGGGCTGGAGCTTCTCAAGGACATCCAGGCTCTCCATCCGGGTACGCTCTGCCTCGTGCTCTCCATGCATGACGAAGCGATGTATGGCGAACGCGCCCTGCGCGCCGGCGCACGCGGATACATCATGAAGGAGGCCGCTGCAGACCACCTCATCACCGCTGCGCGGAAGGTGCTCTCCGGTGGCATCTATGTCAGTGACAGCATGACCAGCCGCATGATGGAGCAGGTGATCGGCCACCGCGCCAAGGCCGCCAGCCTGGAAAGCCTGACCGACCGTGAATTGGAAGTGCTGGAGATGATCGGCCAGGGGGTGGCCACCAAACACATTGCCGAGCGGCTCTGCATCAGCGTCCGCACGGTGGAGGCCCACCGGGCTCACATCAAGGACAAGCTGGCCATCACCGAAGGGGCCGCACTGGTGCGCTACGCCGTGCAATGGGTGGAAGGCCGGACGAAGGTCTGA
- a CDS encoding PAS domain S-box protein, giving the protein MSLPHPSVSSPKNHGGCGCQSSCGGKGGCLDRHDHDKEHGVADDMIPITDPALLQSLVDHAGMLVLGLDTQGRIQWMSRGLEKLSGYVDDELKGKDWVASLIPLEHRAAAYLLCRGNKGGDRSRSHIKPLITQEGGLRHVEWFHSDIRNDEGQVTGILCIGRDVTELQLTREALVASEKRSSAVLETAVNAIITMSDSRLIETVNSATERLFGYSREEMVGQNIKMLMPQPYREKHDGYVQNYLRTGVKKIIGIGREAVGQRKDGTVFPMDLSVGEALLPDGRRVFTGIIRDLSDRKQLEEKILQISEEEQHRIGQDIHDDLCQQLAAIGCLAKVAHQQLHKSSSPAAENLHEIVRLVTHANVQAREMSRGLMPVVLDASGLMAALADLAQGTERIFRVACPFRCDLPVEIPDNKMATQLFRIAQEAVANAIKHSHAERIEITLAEEDGNVLLNIRDNGVGIPDNVSGRSTGMGLLTMTHRARMLGGLLTVDLDDAGGTIVRCSVPVSAISKQLVSGGRL; this is encoded by the coding sequence ATGAGCCTCCCTCACCCCTCCGTTTCTTCACCCAAAAATCACGGCGGCTGCGGCTGCCAGAGTTCCTGCGGCGGCAAGGGAGGCTGCCTTGACAGACACGATCATGACAAGGAACATGGAGTCGCCGACGACATGATCCCCATCACCGACCCAGCCCTCCTCCAGAGCCTTGTGGACCATGCTGGAATGCTGGTGCTGGGACTCGATACCCAGGGGCGCATCCAATGGATGAGCCGGGGGCTGGAAAAGCTCTCCGGCTATGTCGATGACGAATTGAAAGGGAAAGACTGGGTGGCGAGCCTGATCCCTCTAGAACACCGTGCCGCAGCCTACCTGTTGTGCCGTGGCAACAAGGGCGGTGACCGCAGCCGCAGCCACATCAAACCCCTGATCACCCAGGAGGGGGGGCTTCGCCACGTGGAGTGGTTTCACTCTGACATTCGTAATGATGAGGGACAGGTGACGGGCATCCTCTGCATTGGCCGGGATGTGACGGAGCTGCAGCTCACACGGGAAGCCTTGGTAGCCTCGGAGAAACGCAGCAGCGCCGTTCTGGAAACGGCGGTGAATGCTATCATCACGATGAGCGATTCGCGGCTGATCGAAACGGTGAACAGCGCCACGGAACGTCTTTTTGGTTATTCTAGAGAAGAGATGGTGGGGCAAAATATCAAGATGCTCATGCCCCAGCCCTACCGCGAAAAGCATGATGGCTACGTGCAGAACTATCTGCGGACTGGCGTGAAGAAGATTATCGGCATCGGGCGCGAGGCCGTTGGCCAGCGGAAGGACGGGACGGTTTTCCCCATGGATCTTTCCGTGGGGGAGGCGCTGCTGCCGGACGGACGACGGGTTTTCACCGGCATCATCCGTGACCTCAGTGACCGCAAGCAGTTGGAGGAAAAAATCCTGCAAATCAGTGAGGAGGAGCAGCACCGCATCGGCCAGGACATCCATGACGACCTTTGCCAGCAGCTCGCTGCCATCGGCTGCCTGGCCAAGGTGGCACATCAGCAGCTCCACAAAAGCAGCAGCCCCGCAGCAGAAAATCTTCATGAGATTGTGCGCCTCGTCACCCATGCGAATGTGCAGGCCCGTGAAATGTCGCGCGGCCTCATGCCGGTGGTGCTGGATGCCTCTGGACTGATGGCTGCCCTGGCGGATCTGGCCCAGGGGACCGAGCGCATCTTTCGCGTGGCTTGCCCGTTCCGCTGCGACCTGCCCGTGGAGATTCCCGACAACAAGATGGCCACACAGCTCTTCCGCATTGCCCAGGAGGCCGTGGCCAACGCTATCAAGCACAGTCACGCCGAACGGATCGAAATCACCCTCGCCGAAGAAGATGGCAACGTGCTGCTCAACATCCGTGATAATGGCGTGGGCATTCCGGACAACGTCAGCGGCCGCAGCACCGGCATGGGCTTGCTGACCATGACCCACCGTGCCCGCATGCTGGGCGGCTTGCTGACGGTGGATCTGGATGACGCTGGCGGCACCATCGTGCGATGCAGCGTGCCCGTCTCCGCTATTTCTAAACAATTAGTTAGCGGAGGTCGCCTGTGA